One segment of Streptomyces sp. YIM 121038 DNA contains the following:
- a CDS encoding IclR family transcriptional regulator C-terminal domain-containing protein: MIGSVQRAMRLLEAAASHQDGAPAKQLARESGLALPTAYHLLRTLTHEGYLRREHGVFVLGEAAERLGASAAQQNRRSMIGDVLAHWRDAIGVPVYFAIYRDGEIEVVSIADTSGNPAVEEWADFRETGHAHAIGQCLLAQLDDEARREHLDRYPVRSLTPNTVRDERTLLRRLDALGRMAPVVEHQEYALGTVCAAIPITVGTTAATMAISVPSGQADRLMPAARILQGELGKLLRTLAFSISI; this comes from the coding sequence CTGATCGGCTCCGTGCAGCGGGCGATGCGTCTGCTGGAGGCCGCCGCGTCCCACCAGGACGGGGCGCCCGCGAAGCAGTTGGCCCGTGAGTCGGGGCTCGCGCTCCCGACGGCGTACCACCTGCTCAGAACGCTGACGCACGAAGGCTATCTGCGCCGGGAGCACGGGGTGTTCGTGCTCGGCGAGGCGGCGGAGCGGCTGGGGGCCAGCGCGGCGCAGCAGAACCGGCGCTCCATGATCGGGGACGTCCTGGCGCACTGGCGCGATGCCATCGGCGTGCCGGTGTACTTCGCCATCTATCGCGACGGCGAGATCGAGGTCGTCTCGATCGCCGACACCTCGGGCAATCCGGCCGTCGAGGAGTGGGCGGACTTCCGGGAGACCGGTCACGCGCACGCGATCGGGCAGTGCCTGCTGGCGCAGCTCGACGACGAGGCGCGGCGCGAGCACCTCGACCGCTACCCGGTACGGTCGCTCACGCCGAACACGGTGCGTGACGAACGGACTTTACTGCGCAGGCTGGACGCGCTGGGACGAATGGCACCGGTGGTGGAGCACCAGGAGTACGCGCTGGGGACGGTCTGCGCCGCGATCCCGATCACTGTGGGGACCACGGCGGCCACGATGGCCATCTCCGTGCCGTCGGGTCAGGCTGACCGGCTGATGCCCGCGGCGCGCATCCTGCAGGGCGAGCTCGGAAAGCTACTAAGGACACTCGCCTTCTCTATCAGCATCTGA
- a CDS encoding SsgA family sporulation/cell division regulator, which translates to MRESVQAEVMMSFLVSEDLSFRIPVELRYETCDPYAVRLTFHLPGDAPVTWAFGRELLVDGVGRACGDGDVHIAPTGHDELDEAVIRLQVGGDQALFRVGIAPLLAFLDRTDKLVPLGQERTLADFDTHLDEALHRILAEEQSAG; encoded by the coding sequence ATGCGAGAGTCGGTCCAGGCAGAGGTCATGATGAGCTTCCTTGTGTCGGAGGATCTCTCGTTCCGGATCCCGGTGGAGCTGCGCTACGAGACGTGTGATCCCTACGCGGTGCGGCTGACCTTCCACCTGCCCGGTGACGCCCCGGTGACCTGGGCCTTCGGGCGGGAGTTGCTGGTGGACGGCGTGGGCAGGGCCTGCGGCGACGGAGACGTGCACATCGCGCCCACCGGACACGACGAGCTCGACGAGGCGGTCATCAGGCTGCAAGTGGGAGGCGACCAGGCCCTGTTCAGGGTGGGGATCGCGCCGCTGCTCGCCTTCCTCGACCGGACGGACAAGCTGGTGCCGCTGGGCCAGGAGCGGACGCTGGCCGACTTCGACACGCATCTCGACGAGGCGCTGCACCGCATCCTTGCGGAGGAGCAGAGCGCGGGCTGA
- a CDS encoding cupin domain-containing protein, producing the protein MKAFRLDELEAERAANDGAYLQFLRERNMSVGLYALDAGETDPQQPHRQDEVYMIVSGRASITVGMETTEVARGSVVYVPAGVPHKFHHITEDLRVLVVFSPPER; encoded by the coding sequence ATGAAGGCATTCCGACTGGACGAGCTGGAAGCGGAGCGAGCCGCGAACGACGGCGCGTATCTGCAGTTTCTGCGGGAGCGGAACATGTCGGTCGGGCTCTACGCGCTGGACGCCGGGGAGACCGACCCGCAGCAGCCCCACCGCCAGGACGAGGTGTACATGATCGTCAGCGGCCGCGCGTCGATCACCGTGGGCATGGAGACGACGGAGGTCGCGCGCGGCAGCGTGGTGTACGTCCCGGCCGGAGTGCCGCACAAGTTCCACCACATCACCGAGGACCTGCGGGTTCTCGTCGTGTTCTCGCCGCCGGAACGGTGA
- a CDS encoding cystathionine gamma-lyase — MASPTAAPGSARPLGTGDGTRAVRAGLPAPVKHEPTLPGPVFAAHFHLPGDPTGPYTYGRDENPTWTLLERAIGQLEAPDDANGDVETLVFASGMAAISAVLFSQLRAGDAVVLPSDGYQALPLVREQLTAYGIEVRTAPTADDAQLDVLDGARLLWLETPSNPGLDVCDVRRLVAAAHARGALVAVDNTLATPLGQRPLGLGADFSVASGTKQLTGHGDLLLGYVTCRDAERAAAVRRWRKIVGAIPGPMEAWLAHRSLATLQLRVDRQNANALAVAEALRGHADVTGLRYPGLSDDPSHKIAARQMRRFGCVVSFVLPSRLRADRFLDALRLVDDATSFGGVRSTAERRGRWGGDAVPEGFIRFSAGAEDAEDLVADVLRALDETAD; from the coding sequence ATAGCGAGCCCCACCGCCGCGCCCGGCAGCGCGCGACCGCTGGGTACGGGCGACGGCACGCGCGCCGTGCGCGCCGGGCTCCCCGCGCCCGTGAAGCACGAGCCGACGCTGCCGGGTCCCGTGTTCGCCGCGCACTTCCATCTGCCCGGCGACCCCACGGGTCCGTACACCTACGGCCGCGACGAGAACCCGACCTGGACGCTCCTGGAACGAGCCATCGGGCAGCTCGAAGCCCCGGACGACGCGAACGGCGACGTGGAGACGCTGGTCTTCGCCTCCGGCATGGCCGCGATCTCCGCGGTGCTCTTCTCCCAGCTGCGCGCCGGCGACGCCGTGGTGCTGCCGAGCGACGGCTATCAGGCGCTGCCGCTGGTCCGTGAGCAGCTCACCGCGTACGGCATCGAGGTCCGCACCGCGCCCACGGCCGACGACGCGCAGCTCGACGTGCTCGACGGCGCCCGGCTGCTGTGGCTGGAGACCCCGTCGAACCCCGGCCTCGACGTCTGCGACGTCCGTCGGCTCGTCGCCGCGGCACACGCGCGTGGGGCCCTGGTCGCCGTCGACAACACCCTCGCCACCCCGCTCGGCCAGCGACCGCTCGGCCTCGGTGCCGACTTCTCCGTGGCCAGCGGCACCAAGCAGCTCACCGGCCACGGCGACCTCCTGCTCGGCTACGTGACCTGCCGTGATGCCGAGCGCGCGGCCGCCGTGCGGCGCTGGCGCAAGATCGTCGGCGCCATTCCGGGGCCCATGGAGGCCTGGCTGGCGCACCGATCGCTCGCCACGCTCCAGCTGCGCGTCGACCGGCAGAACGCGAACGCCCTGGCTGTCGCCGAGGCGCTGCGCGGCCACGCCGACGTGACCGGCCTGCGCTACCCGGGCCTGTCCGACGACCCCTCGCACAAGATCGCGGCCCGGCAGATGCGGCGCTTCGGGTGTGTGGTCTCGTTCGTGCTGCCCTCACGCCTGCGTGCGGACCGCTTCCTCGACGCACTGCGGCTCGTGGACGACGCGACAAGCTTCGGAGGTGTGCGTTCCACCGCCGAGCGGCGCGGCCGCTGGGGCGGGGACGCCGTTCCGGAAGGGTTCATCCGCTTCTCGGCCGGGGCTGAGGACGCCGAGGACCTGGTGGCCGATGTGCTGCGTGCGCTGGACGAGACGGCGGACTGA
- a CDS encoding low molecular weight protein-tyrosine-phosphatase, translated as MPSAAPSSRPAAAPFSVCFVCTGNICRSPMAESVFRAVVRDAGLEGLVLVDSAGTDGWHEGDAADPRTVAVLASAGFDTTHVARQFRTDWFARLDLVVALDRGHERALRRLARTPQDADKVRLLRSFDPSAEGADALDVPDPYYGDFVGFEECLKMVEAACEGLLDVVREAVEGRSA; from the coding sequence ATGCCCTCCGCCGCCCCGTCGTCCCGCCCCGCCGCCGCGCCGTTCAGCGTCTGCTTCGTGTGCACCGGCAACATCTGCCGTTCGCCCATGGCCGAGTCGGTCTTCCGCGCCGTGGTGCGCGACGCGGGTCTCGAAGGCCTCGTCCTGGTGGACAGCGCGGGCACCGACGGCTGGCACGAAGGGGACGCGGCCGATCCGCGTACCGTCGCTGTCCTGGCGTCGGCGGGCTTCGACACCACGCACGTGGCCCGGCAGTTCCGGACGGACTGGTTCGCGCGGCTCGACCTCGTGGTCGCGCTCGACCGCGGCCACGAACGCGCCCTGCGCCGCCTGGCACGGACTCCGCAGGACGCGGACAAGGTTCGGCTGCTGCGCTCGTTCGACCCCTCGGCCGAAGGCGCCGACGCCCTCGACGTCCCCGATCCGTACTACGGGGACTTCGTGGGCTTCGAGGAGTGCCTGAAGATGGTCGAGGCGGCGTGCGAGGGCCTGCTCGACGTCGTACGGGAAGCGGTGGAAGGACGGTCGGCATGA
- a CDS encoding phage holin family protein, translating to MKNFVVKTIANAVALAVAVWLLDKITLTGDSTGGKALTLLVVALLFGLVNFLVKPVVQVLTFPLFVLTLGLITLVVNALMLLLTSWLSDKLDVSFHVEGFWTAVFGGLIISIVSWALNVALPDHKD from the coding sequence ATGAAGAATTTCGTAGTCAAGACGATCGCCAACGCGGTGGCTCTGGCCGTCGCGGTCTGGCTGCTCGACAAGATCACGCTCACCGGCGACAGCACGGGTGGGAAGGCGCTCACGCTGCTCGTCGTCGCACTGCTCTTCGGCCTGGTGAACTTCCTGGTCAAGCCCGTCGTACAGGTGCTCACCTTCCCGCTGTTCGTGCTGACGCTCGGCCTGATCACCCTGGTGGTCAACGCCTTGATGCTGCTGCTGACGTCGTGGCTCTCCGACAAACTGGATGTCAGTTTCCACGTCGAGGGCTTCTGGACCGCTGTGTTCGGTGGCCTGATCATTTCGATCGTCTCCTGGGCGCTGAACGTCGCCCTGCCCGACCACAAGGACTGA
- a CDS encoding DUF5326 family protein, producing MREIFAGMPWWVKWVAVPIVALVVFGGLIASVIGFVFALLFKVLLFVALVGGLIYLVRKFISRSPSSRGSSHADW from the coding sequence ATGCGAGAGATCTTCGCGGGTATGCCGTGGTGGGTGAAGTGGGTCGCGGTGCCGATCGTCGCTCTGGTCGTGTTCGGCGGGCTGATAGCGAGCGTCATCGGCTTCGTGTTCGCCCTGCTCTTCAAGGTGCTGCTCTTCGTGGCCCTGGTCGGCGGACTGATCTACCTGGTGCGGAAGTTCATATCCCGCTCGCCTTCGTCCCGGGGCTCGTCGCACGCCGACTGGTGA
- the thiC gene encoding phosphomethylpyrimidine synthase ThiC, translated as MTTSDTRTPASMQPESGQAAPSGQTAPSGQDASEVGKSTGWHKAYIEGSRPDLRVPVRQVHLTNGKAVTLYDTSGPYTDPEIDTDVRRGLTPLRENWIIGRGDTEEYAGRPVRPEDDGVKHTSPRGGLRNLDAVFPGRPRQPRRARAGQAVTQLAYARRGEITPEMEYVAIRESMAPEVVRDEIAAGRAVLPANVNHPEIEPMIIGKKFLVKVNANIGNSAVTSSIEEEVDKMTWATQWGADTVMDLSTGRNIHTTREWVLRNSPVPIGTVPLYQALEKVDGKAEELTWEIYKDTVIEQAEQGVDYMTVHAGVRLPYVPLTANRKTGIVSRGGSIMAAWCLAHHKESFLYEHFEELCEILAAYDVTYSLGDGLRPGSIADANDRAQFAELETLGELNKIAKAHDVQTMIEGPGHVPMHKIKENIDLQQEICEEAPFYTLGPLTTDIAPAYDHITSGIGAAMIGWWGTAMLCYVTPKEHLGLPNRDDVKTGVITYKIAAHAADLAKGHPGAQDWDDALSDARFEFRWEDQFNLALDPVTAREFHDETLPAEPAKTAHFCSMCGPKFCSMKISQDIRREHGSSQAEIEQGMAEKSAEFAAAGNRVYLPVAD; from the coding sequence ATGACCACATCGGACACACGCACGCCTGCCTCCATGCAGCCCGAAAGCGGACAGGCCGCGCCCAGCGGTCAGACCGCGCCCAGCGGGCAGGACGCTTCGGAGGTCGGGAAGTCCACCGGCTGGCACAAGGCGTACATCGAGGGCTCGCGCCCCGATCTGCGCGTGCCGGTCCGCCAGGTGCACCTCACCAACGGCAAGGCCGTGACCCTGTACGACACATCGGGTCCGTACACGGACCCGGAGATCGACACCGACGTACGCCGGGGGCTCACCCCCCTGCGGGAGAACTGGATCATCGGCCGCGGCGACACGGAGGAGTACGCGGGCCGCCCGGTCCGGCCCGAGGACGACGGCGTCAAGCACACCTCGCCGCGCGGCGGCCTGCGCAACCTCGACGCGGTCTTCCCCGGCCGCCCGCGCCAGCCGCGCCGCGCCCGCGCCGGGCAGGCGGTGACCCAGCTCGCGTACGCGCGCCGCGGGGAGATCACGCCGGAGATGGAGTACGTGGCCATCCGGGAGAGCATGGCGCCCGAGGTCGTCCGCGACGAGATCGCGGCGGGCCGCGCGGTGCTCCCGGCCAACGTGAACCACCCGGAGATCGAGCCGATGATCATCGGCAAGAAGTTCCTGGTCAAGGTCAACGCCAACATCGGCAACTCCGCGGTCACCTCCTCCATCGAGGAGGAGGTCGACAAGATGACGTGGGCGACCCAGTGGGGCGCCGACACGGTCATGGACCTGTCCACCGGCCGCAACATCCACACGACCCGCGAGTGGGTCCTGCGCAACTCCCCCGTGCCCATCGGCACCGTGCCGCTCTACCAGGCCCTGGAGAAGGTCGACGGCAAGGCCGAGGAGCTGACCTGGGAGATCTACAAGGACACGGTCATCGAGCAGGCCGAGCAGGGCGTGGACTACATGACGGTGCACGCGGGCGTCCGCCTGCCGTACGTCCCGCTCACCGCGAACCGCAAGACGGGCATCGTCTCGCGCGGCGGATCGATCATGGCGGCCTGGTGCCTCGCGCACCACAAGGAGAGCTTCCTCTACGAGCACTTCGAGGAGCTCTGCGAGATCCTCGCGGCGTACGACGTCACGTACTCGCTCGGGGACGGCCTGCGGCCCGGCTCCATCGCGGACGCCAACGACCGCGCGCAGTTCGCCGAGCTGGAGACCCTGGGCGAGCTGAACAAGATCGCCAAGGCGCATGACGTGCAGACGATGATCGAGGGCCCGGGCCACGTCCCGATGCACAAGATCAAGGAGAACATCGACCTCCAGCAGGAGATCTGCGAGGAGGCGCCGTTCTACACGCTCGGCCCGCTGACCACCGACATCGCGCCCGCGTACGACCACATCACCTCCGGCATCGGCGCCGCGATGATCGGCTGGTGGGGCACGGCGATGCTCTGCTACGTCACGCCGAAGGAGCACCTCGGCCTGCCCAACCGCGACGACGTGAAGACCGGCGTCATCACGTACAAGATCGCGGCGCACGCGGCGGACCTCGCCAAGGGGCACCCGGGCGCGCAGGACTGGGACGACGCGCTGTCGGACGCGCGCTTCGAATTCCGCTGGGAGGACCAGTTCAACCTGGCCCTCGACCCGGTGACGGCCCGTGAGTTCCACGACGAGACGCTGCCCGCGGAGCCCGCGAAGACGGCGCACTTCTGCTCGATGTGCGGGCCGAAGTTCTGCTCGATGAAGATCTCCCAGGACATCCGCAGGGAGCACGGGAGCTCGCAGGCCGAGATCGAGCAGGGGATGGCGGAGAAGTCCGCGGAGTTCGCGGCGGCGGGGAACCGGGTCTATCTGCCCGTCGCCGACTGA
- a CDS encoding YibE/F family protein, producing the protein MTTTEPPTPPPPPPGPHGHGHGHGHAHSHGPAAPVSRHLRKVIAAVLIPFATAVLVGLVMLWPGGTPDHERTGVGFDRQTQSATVAKMDTLPCEDVNASQTPPNGDTSTPEGRSAQSRSEGTCKKATIKVTSGPDKGYTFTEIVQPDSPRQLKLGQGVVVAYEPKAPKGLQYSIADVNRKVPMALLAGIFALAVVVVGRLRGVMALVALAVSFLILTFFILPAILQGSNPLVVAIVGASAIMLIALYMCHGLTARTSVAVLGTLISLLLIGLLGSLFIGWASLTGNTDDNTGLIHGLYPSIDMSGLLLAGVIIGSLGVLDDVTVTQTSAVWELHQANPTMGWRGLYRAGIRIGRDHIASVVNTLVLAYAGAALPLLLLFSIAQSSVGTVANSELVAEEVVRTLIGSIGLVASVPVTTALAALVVSADRPGAAVPVPAVPGAAPGAAPGAAVGSSHPAGPGGPGGPAGPGGPGGPGGPDGSGGPGGPGVPGGTAGPGPVGPTGPASVASPRTGASPARPRLTRGGTGRRRKP; encoded by the coding sequence GTGACCACCACAGAGCCCCCCACACCGCCGCCGCCCCCGCCCGGTCCGCACGGGCACGGGCACGGGCACGGACATGCGCACAGCCACGGCCCCGCCGCGCCCGTCTCCCGGCATCTGCGCAAGGTCATCGCCGCCGTGCTGATCCCCTTCGCCACGGCCGTCCTCGTCGGCCTCGTGATGCTCTGGCCCGGCGGCACCCCCGACCACGAGCGCACCGGCGTCGGCTTCGACCGGCAGACCCAGTCGGCCACCGTGGCGAAGATGGACACGCTCCCCTGCGAGGACGTGAACGCCTCCCAGACCCCGCCCAACGGCGACACCTCCACCCCCGAGGGCCGGTCCGCGCAGTCGCGCTCCGAGGGCACCTGCAAGAAGGCCACGATCAAGGTGACCAGCGGCCCGGACAAGGGCTACACCTTCACGGAGATCGTCCAGCCCGACTCCCCCCGGCAGCTGAAGCTGGGCCAGGGAGTGGTGGTCGCCTACGAGCCCAAGGCGCCCAAGGGCCTGCAGTATTCGATCGCCGACGTGAACCGCAAGGTCCCGATGGCCCTGCTCGCGGGCATCTTCGCGCTGGCCGTCGTCGTGGTGGGACGGCTGCGCGGCGTCATGGCCCTGGTCGCCCTCGCGGTGAGCTTCCTGATCCTGACCTTCTTCATCCTGCCCGCGATCCTCCAGGGCTCGAACCCCCTGGTCGTCGCGATCGTCGGGGCCAGCGCCATCATGCTGATCGCGCTCTATATGTGCCACGGCCTGACCGCGCGCACATCGGTGGCGGTGCTCGGCACCCTGATCTCCCTCCTCCTCATCGGCCTACTCGGCTCGCTCTTCATCGGCTGGGCCTCCCTGACCGGCAACACGGACGACAACACCGGCCTGATCCACGGCCTCTACCCGTCCATCGACATGAGCGGCCTGCTGCTCGCGGGCGTCATCATCGGCTCCCTCGGCGTGCTCGACGACGTCACCGTCACCCAGACCTCCGCGGTCTGGGAGCTGCACCAGGCCAACCCGACGATGGGCTGGCGCGGTCTGTACCGCGCGGGCATCCGCATCGGCCGCGACCACATCGCGTCGGTCGTGAACACCCTGGTCCTCGCCTACGCGGGCGCCGCTCTCCCCCTTCTGCTGCTCTTCTCCATCGCCCAGAGCAGCGTGGGCACCGTCGCCAACAGCGAGTTGGTCGCCGAGGAGGTCGTCCGCACCCTGATCGGCTCGATCGGCCTCGTCGCCTCCGTCCCCGTCACCACCGCGCTCGCCGCCCTGGTCGTCTCCGCCGACCGGCCGGGCGCAGCCGTCCCGGTCCCGGCCGTCCCGGGCGCGGCTCCGGGCGCGGCTCCGGGCGCCGCGGTGGGCTCCTCACATCCGGCGGGGCCTGGGGGGCCGGGCGGACCGGCGGGGCCCGGTGGGCCTGGTGGGCCTGGTGGGCCTGACGGCTCCGGTGGGCCCGGTGGGCCAGGTGTGCCTGGGGGAACGGCCGGGCCGGGGCCTGTGGGGCCTACGGGGCCCGCCAGTGTCGCCTCGCCCCGTACGGGCGCCTCTCCGGCCCGGCCACGCCTCACCCGTGGCGGCACGGGCCGCCGCCGAAAACCCTGA